One Acidobacteriota bacterium DNA segment encodes these proteins:
- a CDS encoding transcription elongation factor GreA, protein MPEHVKKKLLEEIKALEHELAHELPKEIKKAAALGDLSENAEYHMAKQRQEFVNARLGQLKKRMGDLSLVNLSNIPKDRVAFGSIIEVFDNTKDEKIEYTLVTSEESDVTLGKISTTSPIGKSLMGKRVGDVVEVVTPTGKRELEILKLATIHDQEQAESNGASGGH, encoded by the coding sequence ATGCCTGAACACGTAAAGAAGAAATTGCTGGAAGAAATTAAGGCTCTGGAGCATGAGCTTGCCCACGAGCTTCCAAAGGAAATCAAGAAGGCCGCAGCGCTCGGCGACCTGAGCGAGAACGCTGAGTACCACATGGCTAAGCAGCGCCAGGAGTTCGTGAACGCGCGCCTCGGCCAGCTCAAAAAACGCATGGGCGACCTGTCGCTGGTGAACCTGAGCAACATTCCCAAAGATCGCGTAGCGTTCGGCTCTATCATCGAGGTTTTCGACAATACGAAGGACGAGAAGATCGAATACACGCTGGTCACCAGCGAAGAATCCGACGTTACCCTCGGGAAGATCTCGACCACCTCGCCGATCGGGAAGAGTCTCATGGGAAAACGCGTCGGCGACGTCGTAGAGGTGGTAACTCCCACAGGCAAGCGCGAGCTGGAAATTCTGAAGCTCGCAACTATCCACGATCAGGAGCAGGCCGAAAGCAATGGCGCTTCGGGCGGACACTAG
- a CDS encoding CarD family transcriptional regulator codes for MNHDFHIGDKVVYPNHGVGIVEQISSRTIGSMVQKYYELHIKASNLRVTIPFSNVAAVGLRRVIKSADIDQILDILINSKCENHADWKFRFKENSEKMRTGSLLDVAYVLKSLLVLNQTKALSFREKKMLERARYLLVSEMAMARNVEETEMEALLNRALAKVKLKFPEVTADA; via the coding sequence ATGAACCATGATTTCCACATCGGTGACAAGGTAGTTTATCCCAACCACGGCGTAGGCATAGTAGAGCAGATCAGCAGTCGGACAATTGGCAGCATGGTGCAGAAGTATTATGAGCTGCACATCAAGGCAAGCAATCTGAGAGTTACGATCCCCTTCAGTAACGTGGCAGCCGTTGGCCTTCGCCGAGTCATTAAGAGCGCCGATATCGACCAAATTCTCGACATTCTGATCAACAGTAAGTGCGAGAACCACGCCGACTGGAAGTTCCGGTTCAAGGAAAACTCCGAAAAAATGCGGACCGGTTCGCTGCTGGACGTGGCCTATGTGCTCAAGAGCCTCTTGGTGCTAAACCAGACCAAAGCTCTTTCTTTCCGCGAGAAAAAGATGCTGGAACGCGCCCGCTACCTGCTGGTCAGTGAGATGGCGATGGCCAGGAACGTGGAAGAGACAGAAATGGAAGCGCTTCTGAATCGCGCGCTGGCCAAAGTAAAGCTGAAATTCCCTGAAGTGACTGCTGACGCGTAA